Proteins co-encoded in one Candidatus Omnitrophota bacterium genomic window:
- a CDS encoding response regulator — MPSEGLKLKEVVEMSSDKKQIYIVDDDESVRRALGFLMASYGFAVETFSCAEEFFNAVPNSAPGCLILDIHMPVMDGWEVLERINKSKCKRPVIVISANKNGGFREQALRSYA, encoded by the coding sequence ATGCCATCAGAAGGACTAAAGCTTAAGGAAGTCGTTGAAATGTCATCGGACAAGAAACAGATCTATATTGTGGATGACGATGAGTCCGTGCGCCGAGCGCTCGGGTTCCTTATGGCCAGTTATGGGTTTGCGGTGGAAACGTTCTCCTGCGCGGAGGAATTCTTTAACGCTGTGCCGAATAGCGCTCCGGGTTGTTTGATCCTGGACATCCATATGCCGGTAATGGACGGCTGGGAAGTGTTGGAGCGGATTAATAAGTCCAAGTGTAAGCGGCCGGTCATTGTTATTTCAGCGAATAAAAATGGCGGTTTTAGGGAGCAGGCTTTAAGGTCCTACGCCG